A genomic stretch from Penicillium digitatum chromosome 4, complete sequence includes:
- a CDS encoding CHS3 — protein MYGQREQQAYGYEEKPENIDSQQSLLYRSQPSPLNASFDDRYTSTDSLRRYTLQDPGVTIFPDGPYQESLGGLNHRSGTQSPMSETASEAWQNRQAPGSGLRRYATRKIKLVQGSVLSVDYPVPSAIQNAIQKEYRESEEGFPEEFTHLRYTAATCDPDEFTLRNGYNLRPAMYNRHTELLIAITYYNEDKVLTARTLHGVMQNIRDIVKLKKSEFWNKGGPAWQKIVCTLIFDGIDPCDKNTLDLLATVGIYQDGIMKRSVDGRETVAHIFEYTTQLSVTSNQQLIRPQGNESSNLPPVQMIFCLKQKNSKKINSHRWLFNGFSRILNPEVVILIDAGTKPGKKSLLALWESFYNDKNLGGSCGEIHAMLGKGWKNLMNPLVAAQNFEYKISNILDKPLESAFGYVSVLPGAFSAYRYRAIMGRPLEQYFHGDHTLSKQLGKKGIEGMNIFKKNMFLAEDRILCFELVAKAGFKWHLTYVKASKGETDVPEGAAEFISQRRRWLNGSFAASLYSMMHFGRIYKSGHNILRLFFLHIQMIYNFMGLVMTWFSLASFWLTTTVIMDLVGTPSDSNKNKGWPFGNEASPIVNNFLKYGYVFFLMLQFILALGNRPKGSRLAYTLSFLYFSILQIYIIVLSFYLVKSAFTGGTLDFSLDEGVGHFLKSFFGSDGAGIVLIALVSTYGIYFLASFLYMDPWHMFTSSWAYFAGMTCSINILMVYAFCNWHDVSWGTKGSDKGDSLPVVETKKDEAKSNFIEEVDKPQADIDSQFESTVKRALEPYVAPEDNDEPSMDDGYKAFRTNLVLIWIFSNLILALCITSEGITRLCLTNTSTIRTSKYFAAILWTTAGLSIFRFIGSLWFLGKSGILCCVSRR, from the exons ATGTATGGTCAACGAGAG CAGCAAGCGTACGGCTACGAGGAGAAACCCGAGAACATCGACAGCCAGCAGTCTTTGCTCTACCGTAGCCAGCCTAGCCCACTCAATGCTTCCTTCGATGACCGATATACCTCGACCGATTCCCTACGTCGCTACACACTACAGGATCCCGGAGTCACCATCTTCCCCGATGGTCCATACCAGGAGTCCTTAGGAGGACTCAACCATCGCTCGGGTACTCAATCACCGATGTCGGAGACTGCCTCGGAAGCCTGGCAGAACCGACAGGCACCTGGGTCAGGACTGCGGCGGTATGCTACTCGAAAGATCAAGCTGGTCCAAGGTTCTGTGCTTAGTGTCGACTACCCGGTCCCGAGTGCCATTCAGAACGCGATTCAGAAGGAGTACCGGGAATCGGAGGAGGGTTTCCCAGAAGAATTTACCCATCTGCGTT ATACTGCGGCCACCTGTGATCCCGACGAGTTCACCCTACGCAACGGATACAATCTGCGACCGGCCATGTACAACCGACACACCGAGCTTCTGATTGCCATCACCTATTACAACGAAGATAAAGTCCTGACGGCACGCACGCTCCACGGTGTCATGCAGAATATTCGCGACATCGTCAAGTTGAAGAAGTCCGAATTCTGGAATAAAGGTGGCCCCGCCTGGCAAAAGATCGTGTGCACCTTGATTTTTGATGGTATCGATCCTTGCGACAAAAACACTCTCGACTTGTTGGCCACAGTTGGTATCTACCAGGATGGTATCATGAAGCGGTCCGTCGATGGCCGGGAAACCGTCGCACACATA TTTGAGTACACCACCCAACTCTCTGTCACATCCAACCAACAATTGATTCGGCCTCAGGGCAACGAGTCGTCAAACCTTCCTCCTGTGCAAATGATCTTTTGCCTGAAGCAAAAAAACAGTAAAAAGATCAACTCCCACCGCTGGCTCTTCAATGGTTTCAGTCGAATCCTAAACCCTGAAGTGGTGATCCTTATTGACGCCGGAACCAAGCCGGGAAAGAAATCACTTCTTGCTTTGTGGGAATCCTTCTACAATGATAAGAACTTAGGTGGATCTTGCGGTGAGATTCACGCAATGTTAGGAAAAGGATGGAAGAACCTGATGAATCCCCTTGTCGCCGCACAGAATTTTGAGTATAAGATCTCAAATATTCTTGACAAACCGCTAGAGAGTGCCTTCGGGTACGTTAGCGTGTTACCGGGTGCCTTTTCCGCCTACCGCTATCGTGCTATTATGGGTCGTCCCTTGGAGCAGTACTTCCACGGCGATCATACACTGTCTAAGCAGTTAGGTAAGAAGGGTATTGAGGGTATGAACATCTTCAAGAAGAATATGTTTCTTGCTGAGGACCGTATCTTATGTTTCGAGCTCGTGGCAAAGGCTGGATTCAAATGGCATCTGACCTACGTGAAGGCTTCAAAGGGCGAGACTGATGTGCCAGAAGGGGCAGCTGAGTTTATCAGCCAGCGCCGTCGTTGGTTGAACGGTTCGTTCGCCGCCAGTTTATATTCTATGATGCATTTCGGGCGGATTTATAAGAGCGGCCACAACATCCTGCGCCTATTTTTCCTCCATATCCAGATGATATACAACTTCATGGGTCTTGTCATGACCTGGTTCTCTCTCG CTTCGTTCTGGTTGACTACTACTGTTATCATGGATCTTGTCGGAACTCCTAGTGATTCTAACAAGAACAAAGGATGGCCTTTCGGTAATGAAGCCTCGCCAATCGTGAACAACTTCCTGAAGTACGGATACGTGTTCTTCTTGATGCTGCAGTTCATCCTAGCGCTGGGAAATCGACCGAAAGG TTCACGTCTCGCATACACGCTGTCGTTCCTCTACTTCAGCATCCTTCAAATTTACATCATCGTCCTATCGTTCTATCTTGTCAAGAGCGCCTTTACTGGAGGCACACTTGATTTCTCTCTCGACGAAGGTGTTGGCCACTTCCTCAAATCTTTCTTCGGCTCTGACGGGGCCGGTATTGTCCTGATCGCTTTGGTTTCGACTTATGGGATTTACTTCCTCGCAAGTTTCTTGTATATGGATCCCTGGCATATGTTTACATCCTCCTGGGCGTACTTTGCTGGCATGACCTGTTCAATCAACATTCTAATGGTCTACGCTTTCTGTAACTGGCATGATGTTTCCTGGGGTACCAAGGGCTCTGATAAGGGCGACTCGCTTCCCGTCGTTGAGACGAAGAAGGATGAAGCCAAGTCCAATTTCATCGAAGAAGTTGACAAACCGCAGGCCGATATTGATAGTCAGTTTGAATCGACGGTCAAGCGAGCGCTAGAGCCTTACGTTGCGCCTGAAGATAATGACGAACCCAGCATGGACGATGGTTATAAGGCTTTCCGAACTAACCTGGTGTTGATATGGATTTTCAGCAACCTGATCCTTGCACTGTGCATCACCAGTGAAGGAATCACCCGTCTTTGTCTCACG AATACTTCTACCATTCGCACCTCCAAATACTTCGCCGCTATCCTGTGGACGACCGCCGGTCTGTCTATTTTCCGCTTTATTGGATCCCTCTGGTTCCTGGGCAAGTCTGGTATCCTATGCTGTGTCTCTCGCCGTTGA
- a CDS encoding MFS multidrug transporter, putative, translating into MEVSESTNSLQLPNSIPFWRLVLNPGAITQEVADHPYAGSGTEQDPYVVEWMPKDFRNPLQLKTSRKWFITVVAAIETLVVALVSSAYTGGIIEIQERFGATTEVATLGVSLYVLGFALGPLIWAPMSEIFGRQLVFVTTYCGLTIFCAACTGAKNMTTLLIFRFLSGAFGSSPLTNSGGVIADMFMARDRGLALSAFALAPFLGPVIGPIAGGFLGMSSGGWKWVMGLLGILCAVMWVLGAALKPETYAPVLLRQRAKTLSKLTGQVYLSKLDIDQGRLTLKAALKISLSRPMILLLQEPIVLLLSIYLAIIYGTLYMLFGAFPIVYQLHRGWNQGVGGLAFIGVMMGMIGAVAYSIPENKRYAKLLQKNGGYAPPEARLPPCMIGSIALPIGLFWFAWTNSPSVHWLVSVAAGVPFGFGMLLVFLSVFNYLIDAYTIFAASVLAANTLLRSMFGFAFPLFTKYMYENLGIHWASCVPAFLALACVPFPFLLYKYGLSIRKHCKYSAQSEAFVQNLLRGMQKAAEEPVETKPETSPPTLANDTIASLPHSKETPVDVQSIHHTLSCTSTDATPSIHRVPTYEANPYDVDRVHTRESFK; encoded by the coding sequence ATGGAGGTCTCCGAGTCTACCAACTCTCTACAGTTGCCAAACTCCATTCCCTTCTGGAGACTCGTCCTCAATCCCGGTGCCATCACCCAAGAAGTTGCTGATCACCCTTATGCCGGCTCCGGGACCGAACAAGATCCCTATGTCGTGGAATGGATGCCCAAGGACTTTCGAAACCCCCTTCAATTAAAAACGTCCAGGAAATGGTTTATCACCGTGGTCGCTGCCATCGAGACTTTGGTCGTCGCTCTGGTCTCGTCCGCCTATACTGGTGGTATTATTGAAATTCAAGAACGATTTGGCGCAACTACCGAGGTTGCAACATTGGGTGTGTCCCTCTACGTACTGGGCTTTGCCCTGGGTCCTTTGATTTGGGCCCCGATGAGTGAAATCTTCGGTCGTCAACTTGTCTTCGTCACAACCTACTGCGGGTTGACCATATTTTGTGCCGCGTGTACGGGCGCGAAGAATATGACGACCCTACTGATCTTCCGATTCTTGTCCGGTGCTTTCGGCTCCTCGCCCCTCACCAATTCAGGCGGTGTCATCGCCGACATGTTCATGGCTCGTGATCGAGGACTGGCCTTATCGGCCTTCGCGTTGGCTCCGTTCCTAGGACCAGTCATTGGGCCTATCGCGGGTGGCTTCCTGGGTATGTCAAGCGGAGGCTGGAAATGGGTGATGGGTCTCTTAGGTATCCTCTGTGCTGTCATGTGGGTCTTAGGAGCTGCGTTGAAGCCGGAAACCTATGCCCCCGTTCTGCTTCGCCAGCGTGCAAAAACTCTCTCGAAGCTCACAGGTCAGGTGTACCTCAGCAAGTTAGATATCGACCAAGGGCGTCTCACATTGAAAGCCGCCTTGAAAATCTCTCTCTCACGACCCATGatacttcttcttcaagaacCCATCGTGTTGCTGCTCTCGATCTACCTTGCTATCATCTACGGAACCCTCTACATGCTTTTTGGCGCCTTCCCGATTGTATATCAGCTCCACCGTGGATGGAATCAAGGTGTCGGCGGCTTAGCTTTTATCGGTGTCATGATGGGTATGATTGGTGCCGTTGCGTATTCAATTCCCGAGAATAAGCGCTACGCGAAACTCCTGCAGAAGAACGGTGGCTATGCGCCTCCAGAAGCCCGCCTTCCGCCGTGTATGATAGGCTCTATCGCCCTGCCGATAGGACTTTTTTGGTTTGCATGGACCAACTCTCCATCCGTCCACTGGCTGGTGAGCGTCGCTGCTGGAGTTCCGTTCGGCTTTGGAATGTTGCTCGTCTTCCTCAGTGTCTTCAACTACCTGATCGATGCTTACACCATCTTTGCGGCTTCTGTCTTGGCAGCCAACACGCTACTGCGATCGATGTTCGGATTTGCATTCCCGCTGTTCACCAAATACATGTACGAAAACTTGGGAATTCATTGGGCCTCCTGTGTTCCGGCGTTCTTGGCTCTTGCATGTGTACCTTTCCCCTTCCTGCTCTATAAGTATGGACTGTCCATCCGAAAGCACTGCAAGTACTCTGCGCAGTCTGAGGCCTTTGTTCAAAATCTTCTTCGGGGCATGCAAAAGGCCGCCGAGGAGCCTGTCGAGACTAAGCCTGAAACTTCCCCCCCTACATTGGCAAACGACACCATCGCATCGCTCCCTCACAGCAAGGAGACCCCCGTGGACGTTCAGTCAATTCATCACACTCTTTCGTGCACTTCCACCGATGCCACCCCTTCCATTCATCGGGTGCCTACATATGAAGCCAACCCTTACGACGTTGACCGTGTTCACACAAGGGAGTCGTTCAAATAA
- a CDS encoding Dihydrodipicolinate synthetase family protein — protein sequence MGSHSTVSPQPHVPSSGVWCPAVTFFHHATDSLDLTSQSKYFAYLSNTGLAGLVILGTNSEAFLLTREERSQLISTARAAVGPDFPLMAGVGAHSTKQTLELARDAAAAGANYLLVLPPAYFSKATNMNVVKRFFSEMAAQSPLPVVIYNFPGVCNGVDIDSETITAITRESASANASGRSTVVGVKLTCGSVGKITRLAAALAPEDFAIFGGQSDFLIGGLAAGSVGCIAAFANVFPKVTARIYAMYQKGQIKEAVQLQRKAALAESVIKSGIATTKHAVACYSAPLAGIQDAASNLAPRHPYEEVGEGAKIAVREVMAEVAEIEKSL from the coding sequence ATGGGTTCTCACTCAACTGTTTCTCCCCAACCTCATGTCCCTTCATCGGGAGTCTGGTGCCCCGCGGTTACTTTTTTCCACCATGCTACCGACTCGTTAGATCTCACCTCTCAGTCCAAGTACTTTGCCTATCTGTCCAACACCGGACTAGCGGGTCTCGTGATTTTGGGGACCAACTCGGAAGCCTTCCTCCTCACTCGCGAAGAGCGATCTCAGCTCATTTCAACTGCACGAGCCGCCGTCGGGCCTGATTTCCCCCTGATGGCCGGTGTCGGTGCGCACTCGACCAAGCAGACCCTCGAGCTCGCACGGGATGCCGCCGCTGCCGGCGCCAACTATCTTCTCGTCCTCCCTCCGGCATACTTCAGTAAGGCTACCAACATGAACGTGGTCAAGCGCTTCTTTTCTGAAATGGCAGCCCAGTCACCTCTCCCGGTGGTGATCTATAATTTCCCGGGGGTGTGCAACGGGGTGGACATCGATTCTGAGACCATCACCGCCATCACACGAGAATCGGCGTCTGCGAACGCCAGTGGACGATCCACCGTGGTCGGGGTCAAGTTGACCTGTGGGTCCGTGGGCAAGATCACTCGACTGGCTGCAGCACTTGCGCCCGAGGACTTTGCGATCTTTGGTGGGCAATCGGATTTCTTGATTGGCGGACTAGCTGCAGGAAGCGTTGGGTGCATCGCCGCCTTCGCCAATGTCTTTCCCAAGGTGACGGCTCGGATCTATGCGATGTATCAAAAGGGCCAGATTAAGGAAGCCGTGCAGCTCCAAAGGAAAGCGGCGCTCGCCGAAAGTGTCATTAAAAGCGGCATTGCGACCACTAAGCATGCAGTTGCATGCTACTCCGCTCCTTTGGCAGGGATTCAGGATGCAGCCAGTAATCTGGCCCCTCGACACCCTTACGAAGAGGTGGGAGAGGGGGCCAAAATCGCAGTCCGAGAGGTGATGGCCGAAGTTGCTGAGATCGAAAAAAGCCTGTAA
- a CDS encoding Aminotransferase, class I/classII: MASETITRNVATQSWFDQACFILPDAMFALTAQYITDSSPTKVNLGQGTYRDEQGNPWVLPSVRKSRKLPSQELNHEYLLIVGLAEFCKEAANMKKYYNPETKNLDIDCYCSALKLAEPQSVFIIHACAHNPTGGDPSKEQWQELARLFKARQLFPLFDAAFLGFNSGNVDSDAFAVRLLIEKMRLEAGVCLSFAKNMGLCGGTTYGAKIASTTLADATLWKAWHDDLIAMSSRIRSMRSELSDSLVSSGVPGSWEHLIRQSGMFGFLGLSPTVVRMRRENFHIYMAKFSRISIAGSTNKNVGYVGKSVTDCLKQECSSETTRELISTGGSEVLIICQLPVQYVKVGKSGPTSTVA, encoded by the exons ATGGCCTCTGAAACCATCACCCGGAACGTTGCCACTCAGTCCTGGTTTGATCAAGCTTGTTTCATCCTACCCGATGCAATGTTTGCATTAACTGCTCAGTACATCACAGATTCATCTCCCACGAAAGTCAACTTGGGCCAAGGTACGTACCGCGACGAGCAGGGGAACCCGTGGGTTCTTCCCTCGGTCAGGAAGAGTCGGAAGTTGCCATCACAGGAGTTGAACCACGAATATCTCCTTATTGTTGGTCTGGCAGAATTCTGCAAAGAGGCTGCAAA CATGAAAAAGTACTACAACCCAGAGACCAAAAACTTGGACATTGATTGTTACTGTTCGGCATTGAAGTTGGCCGAGCCCCAGTCTGTGTTTATCATCCATGCATGTGCTCACAACCCAACAGGGGGTGATCCGAGTAAGGAGCAATGGCAAGAACTTGCGCGTCTCTTTAAAGCGAGGCAGTTGTTCCCACTTTTTGACGCCGCTTTTCTAGGGTTCAACTCCGGCAATGTTGATAGTGATGCCTTTGCCGTTCGACTATTAATCGAGAAAATGAGGTTGGAAGCTGGAGTGTGTCTGTCTTTTGCGAAAAACATGGGTCTTTGTG GGGGAACGA CCTATGGTGCGAAAATCGCGAGCACCACATTAGCCGATGCTACTCTTTGGAAGGCTTGGCATGATGATCTGATCGCAATGAGCAGCCGCATTCGCTCTATGAGATCTGAATTATCTGATAGTCTGGTGTCCTCTG GCGTGCCTGGCTCTTGGGAGCACCTAATCCGCCAGTCCGGAATGTTTGGATTTCTGGGACTATCCCCGACCGTCGTGCGAATGCGTCGTG AAAATTTCCACATCTACATGGCCAAATTTTCCCGAATCTCAATTGCTGGCTCAACAAACAAGAATGTGGGCTATGTTGGAAAATCAGTCACTGACTGCTTGAAGCAAGAGTGCTCGTCGGAAACCACTAGAGAATTGATATCCACGGGTGGCAGTGAGGTTCTGATAATTTGTCAATTGCCAGTGCAGTATGTGAAAGTAGGAAAATCAGGACCGACAAGTACTGTTGCATAA